A single window of Sporosarcina sp. FSL W7-1349 DNA harbors:
- a CDS encoding ABC transporter permease, whose product MVSYILRRLLLLIPILFLASVLVFGMSHLSKTDPALVMVGGKQTSPEVLENIRVKYHLNEPVWKQYLIWAGNAVKGDLGESFKMKQSVSGMIAERLPLTIQLVVMSTIITILLAIPLGIIAAVKKNTWVDYLASLISLVGVSSPVFFTGVLAVMLFSYKLDLLPAFGTGDNFMENFKYLLLPSLALGINMLALSSRITRSGMIEALGTNYIETAVAKGIPKRVIVLKHAFKNALIPLLTVTGLQLGFLIVGTVLVEYTFGLGGIGSLIVHAVQSSDYPLVQGTTIFLVIFFLLMNLVVDVLYAVIDPRIRY is encoded by the coding sequence ATGGTTTCTTACATTCTAAGAAGATTGCTGTTGCTTATCCCGATATTATTCCTCGCCTCTGTCCTCGTATTCGGGATGTCCCACTTGAGTAAGACGGACCCTGCATTGGTGATGGTAGGCGGAAAGCAGACTTCGCCGGAAGTGCTGGAGAACATTCGGGTGAAATATCATCTGAATGAACCTGTCTGGAAGCAGTATCTGATCTGGGCAGGCAACGCCGTCAAAGGGGACCTCGGTGAGAGCTTCAAGATGAAGCAGTCCGTCAGCGGAATGATTGCGGAGCGGTTGCCGTTGACGATTCAATTGGTTGTCATGAGTACGATTATTACGATATTGCTGGCAATCCCGCTCGGTATCATTGCAGCTGTGAAAAAGAATACATGGGTCGATTATTTGGCCTCGCTCATTTCCCTGGTGGGCGTTTCATCCCCAGTGTTTTTCACCGGGGTGCTTGCTGTCATGTTATTTTCATACAAGTTGGATCTCCTACCCGCCTTCGGGACAGGCGATAACTTCATGGAAAACTTCAAATATCTGTTGCTCCCGTCCTTGGCGTTGGGCATCAATATGCTGGCGCTGAGCTCCCGTATCACCCGAAGCGGGATGATAGAGGCGTTGGGGACCAATTATATTGAAACGGCGGTCGCCAAAGGGATTCCGAAAAGGGTCATTGTGCTAAAGCATGCTTTCAAGAACGCCCTCATCCCCTTATTGACTGTGACTGGGCTGCAGCTTGGCTTCCTCATTGTCGGGACGGTCCTTGTCGAGTATACATTCGGCTTGGGCGGGATTGGAAGTCTGATTGTGCACGCGGTGCAGTCGAGCGATTATCCTCTCGTACAGGGAACAACTATTTTTCTCGTCATTTTTTTCCTCTTGATGAACTTGGTTGTCGATGTCCTGTATGCGGTCATTGACCCGAGGATACGTTATTAA
- a CDS encoding response regulator transcription factor translates to MRILLVDDEPLELQTLEKMIKDIGDYEIHKAENGLEAIDQLQSNKMDIVFLDIKMPGMNGLEVLNEIHRHWPDTIVSIISAFDDFNYAQRAMEHGAVGYLLKPFTEDQFKKLFGKMEALFTEWNEKRAFIIQSIIERSLFSESNLSDEEAMDNLSFLPEAMFVIQNNNCNWINQIAHTQKDIKLLKSPQDINEFTLLLTLRSHSSYITDQILLHNLNSPDQILYGYGESRSMKAAYAQAIRDYHERNRSTFHLFLHYIRENYDKNISLTDAAKTVHVSSSHLNRLLKKEYGKTFTEILLDIRIERAKELLLKNYNVEVVSDMVGFNSAAYFAVCFKKFTGVSPSKYRSEVS, encoded by the coding sequence ATGAGGATCTTGCTAGTTGATGACGAACCATTGGAATTGCAGACTTTGGAGAAAATGATCAAAGACATCGGCGACTACGAAATCCACAAAGCCGAAAATGGATTAGAGGCGATTGACCAACTTCAGTCCAATAAAATGGATATCGTTTTTCTGGATATTAAAATGCCTGGTATGAACGGACTGGAAGTTCTGAATGAAATACACCGGCATTGGCCCGATACGATTGTTTCCATCATCTCCGCCTTCGATGATTTCAATTATGCCCAAAGAGCAATGGAGCATGGAGCGGTCGGCTATTTACTAAAACCGTTCACAGAAGATCAATTCAAGAAGCTTTTTGGCAAAATGGAAGCACTCTTTACCGAATGGAATGAAAAGCGGGCGTTTATCATTCAATCTATCATTGAACGTAGCCTTTTTTCGGAAAGCAATTTGTCCGATGAAGAAGCGATGGACAACTTAAGTTTCCTGCCGGAGGCCATGTTCGTCATCCAAAATAATAATTGCAATTGGATAAATCAAATCGCTCATACCCAAAAGGATATCAAACTGCTCAAATCCCCTCAGGACATTAACGAATTTACGTTATTGCTGACATTGAGAAGCCATTCATCCTACATTACCGATCAGATCTTGCTGCATAACTTAAACTCCCCGGATCAAATCTTATATGGCTATGGGGAAAGCAGGTCAATGAAAGCCGCCTATGCACAAGCGATCCGGGACTATCATGAAAGGAATCGTTCCACCTTCCATCTGTTCCTGCATTACATCAGGGAAAATTATGATAAGAATATCAGCTTGACCGACGCGGCGAAGACTGTTCATGTAAGCTCCTCCCATCTGAACAGATTGCTGAAGAAGGAATATGGGAAGACCTTTACCGAGATCTTACTGGATATCCGAATTGAACGAGCGAAAGAGCTTCTTCTGAAAAATTACAATGTGGAAGTCGTTTCGGATATGGTCGGATTTAATAGCGCAGCTTATTTCGCAGTCTGTTTCAAGAAGTTCACGGGTGTATCCCCGAGCAAATATCGCAGTGAAGTGAGCTGA
- a CDS encoding sensor histidine kinase, producing the protein MILSQPLFTFLIVLGIVGGIGSLSTLVSLLIVEKENDYLKMEKRKNDLEYLLKDAQISNLTSQIHPHFLFNSLNTITSLIRLDKNDDAVSSIQAISTLLRYTLRDSQQLVSVEEELNSVQMYLQIQKMRFGKRLEWEIECPEDCANVKIPMLSIQPLVENACKHGIEPNVRGGFIKITIEKGEDFTIRIHDNGVGISQQIIGQFNNWKRDRVKSAILGIGIVNTYERIQHFYGEKSDLTIKNMQNGTVCSISIRGEGLYEDLAS; encoded by the coding sequence ATGATCTTGTCGCAACCATTGTTCACCTTTCTCATTGTGCTTGGGATTGTCGGGGGAATCGGCAGTTTATCGACGCTTGTTTCGTTATTGATTGTCGAAAAGGAGAATGACTATTTGAAGATGGAGAAAAGGAAAAACGATCTGGAATATCTATTGAAGGATGCCCAGATCAGCAATCTCACCTCGCAAATTCATCCCCACTTCCTCTTCAACTCGTTGAATACGATCACCTCTCTGATCCGATTGGACAAGAATGACGACGCAGTCAGTTCGATCCAAGCGATTTCCACTCTGCTCCGCTATACGCTGCGGGACTCTCAGCAGCTCGTTAGTGTGGAGGAAGAGCTGAACAGTGTCCAAATGTATTTGCAGATTCAGAAGATGCGATTCGGGAAGCGTTTGGAATGGGAGATAGAGTGTCCGGAAGATTGCGCCAATGTCAAAATCCCAATGCTTTCCATCCAGCCATTGGTGGAGAATGCCTGCAAGCATGGTATCGAACCGAATGTCCGTGGCGGGTTCATCAAAATCACCATTGAGAAGGGGGAGGATTTTACAATCCGCATCCATGACAACGGAGTAGGCATTTCTCAACAAATCATCGGCCAGTTCAACAACTGGAAACGAGATCGAGTCAAATCGGCCATTCTTGGAATTGGCATTGTGAACACGTACGAACGCATCCAACATTTCTATGGCGAGAAGAGCGATTTGACGATCAAGAATATGCAGAATGGCACAGTCTGTTCCATCAGTATAAGGGGGGAAGGACTTTATGAGGATCTTGCTAGTTGA
- a CDS encoding ABC transporter substrate-binding protein, protein MRITKFLFLLMMLALASILAACSDDSADAEKKEDGTSNEENASADSNAEGEGSGEGGTLTFALPGDIIALDPAFSYDFATNPVVTQITEGLLQFDENGQLQPLLAKSWEAVDPTTYVYQIRDDVNFSDGSPMTIDDVIFSMERTMDPATASYVGWMYSNVESIEATGDWEVTVKLKQPDILWRYAVGTTAGHIISKAYYEENEANFGKPDGGVMGTGPFEYVEWKTGSEITLKKNENYWDKSAGPYLDKIVYKMLPEGNTVVTGLKTGQVTATINLPLDLIEVVQAMDNVNIDAVDSYMSNFVAINVEREPLNDVNVRKAMNYALDKQKIMEKIVKDSGSPAKAVPVGPALWIFNSDLWEEAYEELPGYEYDIEKAKEYLAKSSVPDGFSATIMTESDTLKLNTALALQAAVKPLGIDLEIEKVTTEEANTRAFGNKDYDMMMQTWGADFPDAVGNLQPVFHSSNSVDGGSNFSKYSNSEVDKYLDEQVALTDDKERTELMIKAEKIIAEDTPWIMIDHPKQMFVANTDVEGYTMKAMWYWDSFLKDVKFK, encoded by the coding sequence ATGAGGATAACAAAATTTTTATTTTTACTTATGATGTTAGCACTAGCTTCCATTCTAGCGGCATGTTCGGATGACTCGGCTGACGCTGAAAAGAAAGAGGATGGGACAAGTAACGAAGAGAATGCGAGTGCGGATAGCAATGCGGAAGGCGAAGGCAGCGGGGAAGGAGGAACTCTGACTTTTGCATTGCCGGGAGATATCATTGCGCTGGATCCTGCGTTTTCGTACGACTTTGCGACGAATCCGGTCGTGACCCAAATTACGGAAGGGTTGTTGCAGTTTGATGAGAACGGGCAACTGCAGCCATTGCTGGCGAAGTCGTGGGAAGCGGTTGATCCGACAACATATGTCTATCAGATTCGCGACGATGTCAATTTCTCGGATGGCTCGCCGATGACTATTGATGACGTCATATTTTCAATGGAACGCACGATGGATCCGGCTACCGCCTCTTATGTTGGATGGATGTACAGTAATGTGGAATCCATAGAGGCGACAGGGGATTGGGAAGTCACGGTGAAATTGAAGCAGCCGGATATCCTATGGCGCTATGCGGTCGGTACGACAGCTGGCCATATCATCAGCAAAGCGTATTATGAGGAAAATGAAGCGAACTTCGGAAAGCCGGACGGCGGAGTGATGGGGACCGGTCCTTTTGAGTATGTAGAATGGAAAACGGGATCCGAAATCACTTTGAAGAAGAACGAAAATTATTGGGATAAATCGGCTGGTCCTTACTTGGATAAGATCGTCTACAAAATGCTGCCGGAAGGGAATACGGTCGTCACCGGGTTGAAAACGGGCCAAGTGACCGCGACAATCAACTTGCCGCTTGACCTGATCGAAGTTGTCCAAGCGATGGATAATGTGAATATCGATGCCGTCGACAGCTATATGAGCAACTTTGTCGCAATCAACGTCGAGCGGGAGCCGCTCAATGACGTCAACGTTCGAAAAGCTATGAACTATGCGTTGGACAAACAGAAAATCATGGAAAAGATCGTCAAAGATTCAGGCTCACCTGCAAAAGCGGTTCCAGTCGGCCCGGCATTATGGATATTTAACTCGGATTTATGGGAAGAAGCCTATGAAGAGCTTCCGGGCTACGAATATGACATAGAAAAAGCAAAGGAATATTTGGCGAAATCCTCCGTGCCGGATGGATTCAGCGCCACGATCATGACGGAAAGCGACACTTTGAAATTGAATACAGCCCTTGCATTGCAGGCGGCGGTCAAACCATTGGGTATCGATCTGGAGATTGAGAAAGTGACGACGGAGGAAGCCAACACTCGTGCGTTCGGAAACAAAGATTACGATATGATGATGCAGACGTGGGGCGCTGACTTCCCGGACGCTGTTGGAAACTTGCAACCGGTCTTCCATTCAAGCAACAGTGTTGACGGCGGCTCCAACTTCTCCAAATATAGCAATAGTGAAGTTGACAAATACTTGGACGAGCAAGTCGCTTTGACGGATGACAAAGAAAGAACGGAACTGATGATCAAAGCTGAAAAGATCATCGCTGAAGATACTCCATGGATCATGATCGACCATCCGAAGCAAATGTTCGTCGCGAACACGGATGTCGAGGGTTACACGATGAAAGCCATGTGGTATTGGGATTCGTTCTTGAAAGACGTTAAATTCAAATAA
- a CDS encoding acetamidase/formamidase family protein, whose translation MHVLQKEQSVYKFDKDNTPALTIESGENVLFNTFDCFSDQIQSEDQLVTSIDFSAVNPATGPVYVKGAQPGNILKVDIHDIQVRDWGVISTLPDIGILVHTVDPKTKIVKVEDHKIVHFNEEISFEAKPMIGVIGCAPAGEGIDNMYPGDHGGNLDNHVIKKGTTVYLPVNVEGALFGLGDIHASMGDGEICGTGVEIAASVETTLTTISGQTIPRPMVETKDSWYTVASNASTDRAIQIACEDMQTLLAKKWGLSLVDAYLLMSVAGDVQLCQCCKPNPGSDLEVIARFRMPKLAGMSPLIQ comes from the coding sequence ATGCACGTGCTTCAAAAAGAGCAATCCGTCTACAAGTTCGACAAGGACAATACGCCTGCTTTGACAATCGAATCCGGGGAAAATGTGCTTTTCAATACATTCGACTGTTTCAGCGATCAAATTCAATCCGAAGATCAGCTCGTCACGTCAATCGACTTTTCGGCGGTTAACCCAGCAACAGGACCCGTCTATGTCAAAGGTGCACAGCCCGGTAATATTTTGAAAGTCGATATCCATGACATCCAAGTACGAGACTGGGGAGTCATCAGCACATTGCCCGACATCGGCATTCTCGTCCACACAGTAGATCCGAAAACGAAGATCGTAAAGGTGGAAGATCACAAAATCGTGCACTTCAACGAAGAGATCAGCTTTGAAGCGAAGCCAATGATCGGTGTCATCGGATGTGCGCCGGCTGGTGAGGGGATCGATAATATGTACCCCGGGGACCATGGAGGGAATCTGGACAACCATGTCATCAAAAAAGGGACGACCGTCTACTTGCCGGTGAACGTCGAAGGAGCCTTATTCGGTCTCGGCGATATTCATGCGTCCATGGGAGATGGTGAGATTTGCGGAACAGGAGTGGAAATCGCCGCTTCAGTCGAAACAACACTCACAACGATCAGCGGACAAACAATTCCTCGGCCGATGGTGGAAACGAAGGACAGTTGGTACACAGTTGCTTCAAACGCGAGCACCGATCGCGCCATCCAGATCGCTTGCGAGGATATGCAGACGTTGCTCGCTAAAAAATGGGGTTTATCATTGGTGGATGCTTATTTGCTCATGTCTGTTGCGGGGGATGTCCAATTATGCCAATGCTGCAAACCCAATCCAGGGTCTGATTTGGAAGTCATTGCACGTTTCCGCATGCCGAAGTTGGCGGGGATGTCACCTTTGATTCAATGA
- a CDS encoding proline iminopeptidase-family hydrolase: protein MTGSTKIIPITGGYHVWTRKVGDSPIKILLLHGGPGSTHEYLESFQDYLPDAGIEIYFYDQLGSYHSDQPDDPSLWTIERFREEVEEVRKALGLEQFYLFGSSWGGFLAIEYALKYQQHLKGLIISNMTASIPSYVKKINELRNALPVEIIKQLEKYEEKEDYQNPEYEELLHEHLYSKHICRLDPWPDGVVRGLSNINPQVYNTMQGPNEFVVIGTFKDWDRWDDLHQIKVPTLLLGAKYDTMAVEDKEEMGRRIPNSRVAICPNGSHLAMWDDADVYFGFIKEFVRDVEESAFGLVPMSSLTNQS, encoded by the coding sequence ATGACAGGAAGTACAAAGATCATTCCAATCACCGGCGGATACCATGTATGGACGCGAAAAGTAGGAGACAGCCCCATCAAAATCCTACTATTGCACGGCGGACCCGGAAGCACCCATGAGTATTTGGAGTCGTTCCAAGACTATTTGCCGGACGCCGGGATCGAGATCTATTTTTATGACCAGTTAGGTTCCTACCATTCTGATCAGCCTGATGATCCTTCCTTATGGACAATCGAACGTTTCCGTGAGGAGGTGGAAGAGGTTCGGAAAGCACTTGGATTGGAGCAATTTTATCTGTTCGGTTCCTCATGGGGTGGATTTCTGGCAATTGAATATGCACTGAAATATCAACAGCATCTGAAAGGATTAATCATCTCCAACATGACCGCCAGCATCCCGTCCTACGTCAAAAAAATCAATGAGCTCCGGAATGCGTTGCCTGTAGAAATCATCAAACAGCTGGAGAAGTACGAGGAAAAAGAGGATTATCAAAACCCGGAGTATGAAGAGCTGCTCCATGAGCATCTATACTCGAAACATATTTGCCGCTTGGACCCTTGGCCGGACGGCGTTGTACGGGGCCTCTCCAACATCAACCCGCAAGTGTACAACACGATGCAAGGGCCAAATGAATTCGTCGTCATCGGTACGTTCAAAGATTGGGACCGCTGGGATGACCTGCACCAAATCAAAGTACCGACACTTCTGTTAGGAGCGAAATACGACACGATGGCGGTGGAAGATAAAGAAGAAATGGGCAGAAGGATTCCGAATTCCCGCGTCGCCATCTGCCCGAACGGCAGCCATCTTGCCATGTGGGATGATGCGGATGTTTATTTTGGGTTTATCAAAGAGTTTGTGAGGGATGTAGAGGAAAGTGCCTTCGGTCTAGTTCCAATGAGTTCTCTGACTAATCAGTCTTAA